GCCCTTCACCCTGGGCCATGAGATCGTCGGCACCGTCGTCGCCACCGGCCCGGCGGCCGAGGGGGTGGCGGTCGGCGATGCCCGCGTGGTCTATCCCTGGATCGGCTGCGGCGCCTGCCCGACCTGCGCCCGGGGCTGGAACACCTGTGCCCCAAGAGCCGGCACCTGGGCGTCAACGTCGAAGGCGGCTTTGGCGATACGGTGCTGGTGCCGCACCCGCGCTATGTGCTGGATTACGCCGGGATCGACGAGAATCGCGCCGGGCCGCTGGCCTGCTCGGGCCTGACCGCGTTTTCCGCGCTGCACAAGATTCCGCCAGCCGGCGCGGGCGATCCCCTGCTGATCATCGGCGCCGGCGGCGTCGGGCTGATGGCGATCCAGATGGCCAAGGCGCTCTACCCGCAAGCACCGCTGATCGTGGCCGAGATCGATCCGGTGAAAGCCGAGGCGGCCCTGGCCGCCGGCGCCGCCGCCGTCCTCGATCCGCGCGAGAAAGAGAGCCTGACCCGCCTGCAGCGCGAATTCGGCGGCGTCCACGCGGCCTTCGATTTCGTCGGCGCCGAGTCCACCTTGCAGCTTGCCGTCAAGGCCCTGCGCCGGGGCGGCAGCGCGGTGGTGGTCGGCCTGTTCGGCGGCGCCTTCACTCTGCCCATCCCGATGTTCCCGTGGAACGGCATCGCCGTGATGGGATCCTATGTCGGCAGCCTGGCCGAGCTTACCCAACTGCTGGCCTTGGTTCAGTCGGGCAAGGTCGCCGCCATTCCGGTCACCCTGCGGCCCATGGCGCAGGCCAGCGACGCCTTGGCCGACCTCAAGGCCGGCAAGGTGGTCGGCCGGACAGTGCTGACGGTGTGACGTGGCTCACTGATCGGCCATCGTGATAGCGCTACTGCTGAAACCGACCTTGTCGGCGAGGCACACACGGTTAACATGTGCCGCGGAGCCGATGATCGAGTCGGCATCCCAAACAGGAGGGGAATTCCCATGCGTCGTCTTGTTCTCGCTGGAGTCGCCATCGTGGGCCTCGCAGCCCTTTCGGCTTGCGGCAACAGCACCTGTGACGATTTGAAGGCCCAGGCCACCAAATTGGCCGAGGACGCCCAGAAGCTGACCGCCGATACCACCGCGGCCGGCACCGATGCGACAAAGCTCGCCGAAATCCAGAAGCGTGCCCAGGAGCTGGCCACCAAGGGCACGGATCTCAGCGCCAAGATCGTCGCCGAGAAGTGCAGCTGAGCCACTTCAACGCCAATTCGTGAACAAGGCCCACCTCGCGGTGGGCCTTGTTTCGTTCAGGCAGCCACGGGCAGCGGCTGCCGGCTTCTGATCATCAGGGAAATGACCGCCGCCGCCAGGCCCGTCAGCCCGGCCAGGACGAAGGCCTCGAGATAGTTGCCCTGGATGGTGCGCATATAGCCGGCGAAGAACGCCGCGCTGGCCGCCCCCAGTTGATGACCGGCCACCACCCAGCCGAACACCACCGGGGCATCCACTTCGCCAAAGGCCTCCGTCGTCAGCCGCAGGGTCGGCGGCACCGTGGCGATCCAGTCCAGGCCATAGAACACCGCGAAGATCGACAGGCTGTAGAACGAGAAATCCGAGAACGGCAGGTAGATCAGCGACAGGCCGCGCAGGCCGTAATAGACGAACAGCAGCTTGCGCGGGTCGTAGCGGTCGGTCAGCCAGCCC
This DNA window, taken from Oleomonas cavernae, encodes the following:
- a CDS encoding zinc-binding dehydrogenase — translated: MLVPHPRYVLDYAGIDENRAGPLACSGLTAFSALHKIPPAGAGDPLLIIGAGGVGLMAIQMAKALYPQAPLIVAEIDPVKAEAALAAGAAAVLDPREKESLTRLQREFGGVHAAFDFVGAESTLQLAVKALRRGGSAVVVGLFGGAFTLPIPMFPWNGIAVMGSYVGSLAELTQLLALVQSGKVAAIPVTLRPMAQASDALADLKAGKVVGRTVLTV
- a CDS encoding alcohol dehydrogenase catalytic domain-containing protein, with the translated sequence MKRQKMVEYGAPLCEVVEPDPVPQGSEVLVRVTRCGVCHSDVHIHEGFFDLGGGNRADIRANRKLPFTLGHEIVGTVVATGPAAEGVAVGDARVVYPWIGCGACPTCARGWNTCAPRAGTWASTSKAALAIRCWCRTRAMCWITPGSTRIAPGRWPARA